DNA from Ammospiza caudacuta isolate bAmmCau1 chromosome 6, bAmmCau1.pri, whole genome shotgun sequence:
AATTCCAGAAGGGAAGATTTATCTGAAACTTGTGTCTGAATTGTGTTGGTCATAAGAGGTGATGTAAAGTTTCAAAACTTTGAATATTGAAGTTAGTCCAGAAatcattaataattaatttcttccctCTGAATCACCATGTTGTTAGTGTATACTGtagaaataagattttaaaatttttattttttcccatcagTTTTCTGGCTTTTTACTTTTCGGGTTTTACCAAAATTCATGTTGTGCACTTACATTCACCTAGAAGTATTTACTGTGCATTTTGCATTGAAGACCAAAGTAATTTCTCTAATGTCATTCCTGAAAACATTTGTTGGCTTGCACTGGTGTAAGAGAAATACTGCCTGGATGTGCACATGGAGAGGCTTTTCTGGCTCTCTACAAACCCTTGTCTTAGGAAGGATCCCGTGTAGACAATTTGATACCTCTCAGGGTGGGATAAATAACAATGAAGATTGATCTGGGAGGACAGAACTCAGATAAAATTAAGGACTGtcagaaaatcaaaacaattatCCAGAGGCAAGAGGATCAGGTAAGAGATGAGTATACTGAGTGAGCTGCATTCACAGTGTTGGTGACACCATGCTGTTAAGCTAGCAGAGCACTAATCAGTCTTACTGTAATACCTTGGCCTGGTCCAGTGagttgaaatggaaaaaaaagtctttgatcgtgactgaaaatattttcagtcagTTCTGATTAGCAGGGCCACATCACAACAGATTGTTTTTTGGTATCAGACTTCCAGGTACTGAATTGGGATAGCTAGTGAGTGGAATAGTCTAGTAACAAATATAACTTTGCCAAGTCTGAAAGCTCCTAATTACTGTTCAGTTGCACACAAACCCCAGGAACACTGAAGAGGTGGACTGAAGACACCAACAGAAACAAGTCTGTTCTTGGTGCTGAATTACAGAGGTCTCTATAGTTTTTGAGGAATTTGATTGCTTCATAGAGtggattttttcatttcacaagCACTGTTATTTCCTGTTCCATGTAACTTTTAATGTTGTAAAATGTCTTATTTTTAAGAAGTCTCCTCAGACCGAGAGTTGCACTGATAGTGGAGCTGAAAATGAAGGCAGTTGTCACAGTGATCAGATGAGCAATGATTTTTCTAATGATGATGGAGTTGATGAAGGAATCTGCCTTGAAAGCAATAGTGCAGCAGAGAGGATCTCCAAAGCTGGCAGTGAAAAGGTATGGGAACACTGGCTGTTGGAAGGGTGGGCAGGAGGCTGCAAggggggacacagctggaaagGCTGACCTGCATTCACCACCAGGATATTCCATGCCAGATTCCCTCTGGGCACCATCGTGCTCTGCAGGAAAACTGGGGGCTTTCCAAGGTTGCTGTTGTTCAGAGACTGGGGGGGAAGGGGGTGGGGGTGTGCTGAGGAAGGCCTTTGCATCACTGCACTATTAATTTTTTGTATGTTTCCTTTATCTATTAAACTGTCATTGTCTCCAAGTAGTTCCCACTTTTGCTCTTCTGATTTTCTCCGCCATCCCACTTGAGGGGAGTAGTGACTGACTGGCTGGAGGGATGCTTTGTTCTTGGCTGGGGTCCACCCACCACAAATGTAAATGATAAATATATAATTCATTCTGACATTGAAGGTGAGGTGAGAGGTTGGAAGTGTGTGAGtttatttgaattttcaaaAATTGACATtacaacaaaggaaaaaattcaaCTAATTTGGAGGTCACCTGAGATACATAAGAGTCTTCCCAGCTTGTCAGACTGAGAATTTCCAATAACTTGTTTTGCCAGCAGACCCTTTAACTGAAGATCTGTTTTGCCTTGTGAGCAGTGGTTTTACTTGTGGGCAGCTGTCAAAGGTCTACCAGATTTAGCTGCAAAGTAGTAGAAGACAATTGGGAAGTTTTGATTAATTTTATAGATGAAGCCAAGGGTCTAAATGTTAAATATTCCTTCAGTCATCTTAATATAAAGGAATTAAATAGCAAGTCAGTCCAGAATAGCAGCCATCCTGCTGTGGGAAATCAGGGTTGGTAGAGATTGCTGATGAACTTGGTTGAGTTTTCATGGAAAATGTTGACCTTTATGGTGATGTCCACAATATGTTATGGACTTCATGTACTGTTGTTCAGTGAACTCATCTGAAGTTAGGCCACTAGCTTTCATTCAGTCTTGGTAGAAAGCTTTTGGGCTTCATCTGGTACTTTTGTAAAGTAACAGTTTTAAAGGCTGACTTGCATGTTAATCTTCACATCTGGCCCTGTTTGTATTTACCTTGAGCCATTTGAGAGGGTGTTTTTGGTATATGTTCTGAATACTGTCAGTCTTAGTTGGAAAtgatgaaaaaattaattctagTCACTTGACTGGAACAAGACCAGAATATTTTGTGTCTGTAATGCAAGTGGGATGTCCAAGTATTGGCCAGTTGTTTCTTACTACTTGTTCTCAAGGCAAGCAAGCTGTCAAGCCAAGCTTTTTGGTTTGGATATCTTAATAATGGCTGTGGGATATGCTGAGAACATAAGTGTTTCTTCTACATAGTCTAAAAATATCCTTGTAACACTTGTGAATCAGTGTggttcagttttattttttcatttatatgcAGCAGTGAAGGCATGTGCTCAGTGCCCTCTATTTCTATCCATTTatctatggaaaaaaaagaggtgtAAAGCATCAAGTGTGGAGAGGGGTGATAGCAAATAGACCTAAGCTTTGTAGCTACAAACTGCTGAATAAAGTTTAGCATAGCAGAGCCTGGTTTTGTTCAGTGCCTATTGCATTAATTAATCTCTATCACACAAATCCACTCTTTGCATCCAACTATTTACGTACCTGGGTTTGTGTccttattttgaatttttttttaattaccattTGCTTAGCTTTTCTTCAGTGGGTACGTTTCAcacctttttcttctctccacaGAGTTCTTTGCTGTATGAGCTCTTTTCTGTCATGGTTCAttctggaagtgctgctggtggccaTTATTATGCCTGTATAAAATCTTTTAGTGATGATCAGTGGTACAGCTTTAATGATCAGCATGTTAGCAAggtaaaaatagtaatttttgttatgttttgtacTCATACTTTGTGGTTTTTCTCTTAGCTGCCCATAAAACCAGtttcattatatatatttcAAGTATTTCCTTGATTTCATCATCTCCTAATGTCCTGCCATATGCATATGTTTCACTCATCAGCTGAACTGATTTCTGGTGGTTTGGAGAGTCTTTATTTATGTATCTATGTATTTTTGTGTGGTGGGGAAAGGAGTGTTTCTCCTTGGCAGTGGTGGTGGGATGGTTCCTAAAGAAGCTGTCATTCATGTGCAGACCAGGCTGTATTTCAGATTTTGTCTTCTGTACATGTGAAGAGCATTTCTTGCTTAGAGAAGTGTTTGTAGACCTGTTGCAGTCCAGACTTTGCTCTTAAACCTGTCCAGCTGATGGAAGTGTTCCAGCTATCATCCATAGGTACTATTGCAATCAGGAAACTTGGTCTCTTTCTCTAAGAAGTTCCCACTTTAAAAACGAAAAAAGTATGTTATGTTTGCATTCATTGTAAAATGGAGAGCCAAATCACTTTGAAATTGATTTTGGAAGTCAGcaaataagcaaaaataaattattcatatgGTGTGTTGTGTAATGCCATGTTTCCTTGTGAGAATAAATGCATCTCGATTAGTGCAAGTTTCTCAAATAATCATTACATTGATTTTCTGTTAGATAACTCAGGAAGATATTAAGAAAACATATGGAGGATCTTCTGGAAGCAGAGGATATTATTCCAGTGCTTTTGCTAGGTTAGTATTACTGTAATGTTACTTTTCTTTCTGGTAGTGTTTTAGTGTAATGAGATGAATGGCCAAGGTGCATATGCCTAACATATTACATTAAAAGTATTAGCAGATGCTTCAGGTGGTTGTAAGAACTACCCTGACTGCTGTTTCAGATCATTAAAATAAtgtgatatttatttttaaaaatcattcttGGTTAATGTGTAACTTAGATATGATATAGCTCCTTACTGAAAGATAAAGAAACCAGAGCAGCTTCTGAAGCCAGTATTGTCTCCTGAGTGATAAATTCACGGTCTCTTCCCCCAGCTCAACAAATGCTTACATGCTGATATACAGACTGAAAGATCCAACAAGAAATGCAAGTAAGTTCAACAGCTGTATTTGCaaaagttgtttgtttttttttttaacttaaatgTTGcatgttgttgttttgtttgttgttatGAAACAATGTCATAAAGTACACTAACCTGCATGAAGTGCGGTATTTTTTTTATCATAATATAGTGATAGCTTGAGACTTTTATTATCAACTAATTCACTTTTTGGAAGAGTATTGGCACTTATTGTAAAAATGGATTAAGTGCAGTCATCAGCTTTAGTGTATTTCTCTACTACAGAAAAGCTTTACTGGTACTGGAATCTTTTGCTACTATCACCTTCTTTGTTGCTGATAACATAAGCAAGGGGAATAAAAGACTGATTTCAGTTTAattcaaataatataaaagaGAACAGGGCATGGTGTAGGTGGGAAATTTATGTGGAAAAAGAGTGGGGTGACAAGACAAGAAAGATAACTCAAATATACCTGTAATGCCTAAAGGTGGAAATGTAATGCTTGCTGTGGAAAaactcttattttttaaaaactattgcTTTGTTTTTACTGGCAGAGTTTCTTGAGGCACATGAATATCCAGAGCACATTAAACAATTGgtacagaaagagagagaattagaagaacaagaaaagagGCAACGTGAAATTGAACGCAACACGTGCAAGGTTAGAATTTCTGCTGGACTGAGTAACAATACATTGCTAGTGGGAAATGTTTCTACAGtaaacagtgatttttttttttactacagTGCAAGGGCTCCTTTGTGATAAATGTTTGCACTAACAATTCTTTTAAACGAATTGCACACCTGTTGGAAAGCTGTACATAGTGCAGGCATCTGTTAGAGGTATTCACCAGACATTTTTGTTGAATTAATGTATTGCATGTGAATTTGAATTTgtattaaaaccaaaacaacttaGCACTTATTTTAAGCAAAATTACTTCCAAAGAATGTGTAATGCTGCACATTGTGTTTTGTACTGTTAAATCTTTTCATATTGTGACCCTTCACTTTGTGCAGTGTTGTTTCTTAAACTAATTCTAAATAGTTACTTGGTAGAAAGAGCAGAATTTTTTCAAACCCTAGATTTAATGGCAAAGAAAATTGGATCTCAGTGCCTTACAAGCATGGCAGTCAGCTGCTCTATCTATGAATTAAGTGATTTTCTGAGGAAGTTCTCTCATTGCAAAATGTGTAACTCTCTATGCAAAAAAGGAATTTCACATTCATTGTTCATAATGTGCATTTGGCTTTGGAGCATTTGCTCACTGCCTGTGCCCACAAGATGTTCTGGTTATAGAAGCTGTACCCTAGCTGGGAGAAAGATTCAGATGCACACAAATACCTCATGTGCCTTTGACATACTCTGTCTGCAGTTGTATAACAAGCTATAAGGAAACTATCTCACAGCTGAAGCAGAGCTAAAGGTGTATTTCATATTAGATTGCATGGATATGGTGTTTTCAACTTCAATGgaaagacatttgaaaatgcCTTCAtgataatttttcttccttttgtatTGCAtagattaaattattttgcatgCATCCTACAAAGCAAATAATGATGGAGAACAAATTGGAAGTTCATAAGGACAGAACACTGAAGGAAGCTGTGGAAATAGCTTACAAGGTATGCCACGTGTAACAGAATAGTTAAATTGTTTGTAGCGATTTCTGCTTTGTGtcttcagatttttaatttgtaaTACTGTGGGAGTGTTTGAGAGGGCTTGgctgtggggattttttggggggttggtTTTGGAGGCtgcttcttgggaagttctgtataatgggttttttggttttgtttttttaaaggtgTTCTAGTTTGTCATTATTGAAGTTTTCTGCCAGTAGCCATCAGCTGATTGCTGATTGGAGTGATGCAGCCTGCCCTTGTAGAAGGCAGTATGATCTGGCATACCCTTATTTTAAACTCAGACAGTGAGAGTTGCTGGTAACTCACTATGACTTCAGCAAATTGAAAGAATTCTGAACACTTTTATTGGCATTGCAGTAAAAAACCTTATATTAGATACATAATAACAGAGAAGATTCTCAAGAATCTTCCTGGGTAGCTAATTCAGTAACAGGAGTGAACACCAAGGCCTGTTTGATCTCTGCCTTCCTCAAACAGGTGGGGGCTGAAGACATCAATTTTTGCTCACCTACTTGTACTCCTTGCTTCTTGCTGTGTATGTTTTTGGCTAGGAGAGCACCAGCAAGGCATTTACATATTTGGGATGTGCTGACATCTTCTTGAGATGAACAGTTAGTGGATGTGACTCCCTCCAGCCTCTAAGATGCCATCTGGTAGAAGTGATAGGGAATGTATTCCTCTGAAAATACTTCTGGGAAATGTCTTCATGTGCCTCTGTCCATACTTTTCAAAAGTCCCTCTTTTCTGCGTTTTCATGCAGGCATCTATATAGTAGAGGTGGCCTCTGAGTCCCAGTAACACATCTGTATTGTACTTCAATATCTGTATATAGGCCTTGCCCCGGTAGGTCCCAGTTGAtcttgatgggctgcagctgtggctagtGAAGgtagctgggataaaagggagtgggttggccagtcagggagagcctgggaggAGCCCTGACTAAGAAGGAACCACATGCAGAAGAAGGAGTCCATGCTGTGAAGATCTACAGCCATAAGAAAACACCGAGAGAAGatatgggactctagaaatataacAACAACACATCTATTTGAATTTGGAAACATGTATATATATTGCATGTATAAATGCATATATAACATGTATCTATATTGCAAAATATCTGTGATGTGTTTTCTAAAACCACAGTGGCTGTTGTGAATTCAAGGGGTTCCTGGATGTACGCACAGTGAGGTATTTCTAGCTTGCAGGTTAAGAACTAAACTCAGAGCTAAGCTGTTACTGATGTTAGGGGGGTTCTGTGTGTGCACATTGCAGCTGATGGATTTAGAAGAGGCTGTTCCCTTGAGCTGCTGTCGCCTTGTCAAATATGATGAGTTCCATGACTACTTGGAGCGCTCGTACGAAGGAGAAGAGGATACCCCAATGGGTTTGTTACTTGGAGGGGTCAAGTCAACCTACATGTTTGACTTACTGTTGGAAACAAGAAGGCCTGACCAAGTTTTCCAGTGCTATAAACCTGGTGGTAAGATACATAATTGCAATATATGCTTTTAGTCTATCCTTATCTATATTGTGTGATGGCAcaagcacagagctgcaaaaCAGCTTCAGTATGAGGtgttgcaagaaaaaaaatcagattttacaGTCAATATTAAGAACTACATAATGTACTGTGCTGCTGACTTTGCTTCTAGTTGAAGCAGGTCTAAGGTATACTAAAATTTGCCAAACTggaaggttttttcttttttggcatTAAATTTGATCAAAAATGCAATTCTGAAATTGGACTGCTTTTTGATTTTTCACTGTTTGTATTTAATGCAGCCCCTTAATTATTACATCAGATAAACATTCATGTGTTTTCTTTGTCTGTTGAATTTTCTCTGTGTATATGTgtgactttgttttcttttttctccttcctgcagaggTCATGGTAAAGGTTCACGTAGTCGACCTGAAGACTGAATCTGTTGCTCCTCCAATAAGTGTGCGAGCTTATTTGAATCAAACGGTGTCAGAGTTTAAACAGCTTATTTCAAAGGTACTTTACAGTCCTTATGGACTTGTGTTACAGAGTTTTCATTTGTTGTCACTGTGAAGTGTGTCATGATTTCCATACCTCAAATGAGAGCCTGCACCTTTTGCAGATCATGCTGTGAGTCCTGTCCAGCAGGGTTCAGTTAGAAGCTACAGCTGAGTTTGTCCATCTGCTCACTCCTGCTAAGAGCAGCAGGCTGCTTCTTGCTTCCATGCAGAGTTAGTACCTTTAACATCCTCACTGAGAGTCCAGCTGGTGACACAACTAATGAACTGTTACCATACAACTGAACCTAAGTGTAACTTCCCCCCAGCTTTAGCATTTGACACCCAACATCCAAAGCTGTCCACGTCTATATTACAATCCTTTTCTTCCCAGTAGCCCCGTGTTACCAAGATGCAAATTGATTTTTACATGGTTTGAAACCAAGGGACATTACTGCTTCCGTTGCATTGGAAGACACAGATTGCATTTGCACATTTCTGTGTAAAATAATTCAGTAGTTGGTGTAAGTTCATATTATTTGTTATAAAATATGATTCCAGGAATTTGAGTTCAGTCTAAGAATTAAGTGAATACTGTGCAAAACCTGTTGttcaagaatatttttaattttcagttggTTCATACGTTAAAGATAAGACCATTGTCATAAATGATTTTCCAGTTCTCCGCAAAGCCAGGCCATTTCATGCTTCTGACCTTTTGGGAAAACTGACACTTGCTACATATTAAAGGGTGGAGGAAAGGTACTGGGACTGAACAGGTTTGGGAGATCTTCCCCCCTGGGGCCTCTTTTGCAATTTCCAAGTTGATAAACAAACCTGCTCCTTTCCCAGTGAATAATCccagaaatgcagcagcttTTTCAATTTTGAAGGCATGTGTGATGCCCATGTTCTGTCCCTGTCCATGTCCTGCTTTAGGCCACACACCTGCCTGCTGAAACCATGCGGGTGGTGCTGGAGCGCTGCTACAACGACCTGCGGCTGCTGAACGTCTCCAGCAAAACTCTGAAAGCTGAAGGCTTTTTTAGGAGCAACAAGGTACCTCCTCTGTTTCTTGAATTGTTCATTCCTTGTGTTTGTGGTTACCTGTTGTGTTATAAAAGGCATGGACAGGAATTGATAATGGATAACTGTCCCGGATTTTGCTCTGTAGTGTGTGGGTTTCTGTGCCTGGTACAGTGGTGCTGGTGAGTACTCTAGGCAATTTATGAAACCAAATGTGCATAGGAGAGAGTGGACTGACAATCAGACATGTGGCTGTTGCTCTGGTTCAGATGATGCTGAGCTTAACAGCCTTGTGAAGAAGACTGTTAAAAATCAAGCATTCTTAGGGAGTAAACTATGAAACCTGCTGTGGATGTGTTTGCTAAAAACACCTGAACAACTGTACCTGCTCTTAGTATTATTAAACTTCTTAAGAAACAAatatcaaaaccaaaaacaagTTTTCATTGGGTTTCTATCTTAAATTCAGTAGTTTTCACTGTGAAGATTCCCCCTGGAcaatttacattattttttcaaaaaagacttttaataaatatttccaaTAATAATTGTATGATGAATTCAGAAGAAGAGTAACTTAGCACTCAAATAACTTCAACATTTTAAATGCATACATTGCCCTTTTTTACTGCTGTAGAAATAGCCCATCTTTTAGCACATTTTGCACATCCTCTCTCTCTGATGTTGAAGCTCCATATTAAATCATCTTGATGAAGGAAGATTAAGGAAGACTTGGATGGCTCACAGCTGAGCAGAACAGTGGCACTGAGTTGCTATTCAGTTACTTAGAGGCCTTTCTCAATCAATGTTGCTACAACATGGAGCCCTTTGACAAAGGGAAGAGAGCCATTTAATTTGCACTATTGTTGAACATGTATACATTTAAAACTTCTTATGACACTGTACTAGAAAGTAAAGACACAGTCTGCTGCAGTGGTGGGTCTCATTGCTGCCATAACAGTGCTGTGCACAGGTGAAGGGTGCACGTGGTGTGATCCATCAATCCACTTCTGGATGTGTTTCCTGCAGCTCGTCAGTCTGCTTACAGTTCAGTCTTAAACATGGTTATGTAAACAAGGAAAAGTGAAATCATTATTGTACTGCAGACTCCTTGGTCTTTTTCTAAGCgtatattttaacattttgatTAAAGGTGATGTTTCTTGATGGCATTATTTCTAATGTGTGCTCAACCCCGTGTTTGCTGttgcatttatttaaaagaacaCTACATGGTACAATGCTTCTTTCCTGTTCAGGTGTTCATTGAAAGCTCAGAGTCCTTGGACCGCCACGTGACATACACAGACTCGCAGCTGTGGAAGCTTCTGGATCGCCACGCAAACACCATCAGACTGTACGTGTCGTTGCCAGAGCAAGCTCCTGGCTCTCAGCTCCGACGGGCCCTTTATCAGAagtctgctggggctgcaggcaaCTTGGAGGAACCTTGTGAAAGAGTAAAAGGACCTGTAGGTAATATGAAATCCGTAGAGGCGATTTTGGAAGAAAGCACTGAAAAACTTAAAAGCTTGTCcctgcagcaacagcagcagcaggagggagatAATGGAGACAGCAGCAAAAGCACAGAAGCCAGTGATTTTGAAAACATTGAGTCACCTTTAAATGAAATAGACTCTTCAGCATCAGCAGAAAACAGAGAACTTGACAACCAAATTCAGATTTCTGATGCAGAGAATCTGCAGTCCGAGGAGCGGTCGGACTCGGATGTCAACAACGACAGGAGTACGAGTTCAGTGGACAGTGACATcctcagctccagccacagcagtgACACTCTGTGCAACGTGGACAATGCCCCCCTGCCCCTGGCCAATGGGCTGGAttcccacagcatcaccagcagcAGGCGATCAAAGGCCAATCAGGGCAAGAAGGAAACCTGGGACACAGCAGAAGAGGATTCTGGAACAGACAGTGAATATGATGAAAGTGGCAAGAGCAGAGGAGAAGCACAGTATATGTACTTTAAATCAGAGCCCTACACTGCAGAGGAGGGTTCAGGAGAAGGGCAAAAATGTATGTATTCTTTTTTAAGTGTCTTAAAAGAATTCTGTGGGTTTTACTACTTAATTTATGTGCTGTGTTAAATAAGTCTAATGGCAGCATTGAAAAACTTGATTATAATGTCAAATTAAAGCTAATGGAAGTGCTGACAGGATGTGATGTTCAGCAAAAATCTATTTTGATCTTATTATAAGTGATTACATATTTGAAAAGTGTCTTACTCTTTTGTTTCTAAGAAAATGAACCTCTGCTTAAGTGTATTGATGGTGTTCCCTGAAGAGCAAGCTGAGTTGCCTTCTAGTGAAAGGATCATAGttgcatctgctgctgctgattcaCCTGTTTCAGAATGCACTTACTTAATGTGGTTAAAACAGCATATTTCTGTTACCATTTAGGCTAACAAACCTGAAAAGCCTTAGTCATTTGACTgtaaagaaaattcaaataCACTTAATATTGATGATTTAATTCACTAACTGAAATACAGTGGGTACAGCGAGGCATATGGCTGACATGAAAGTATCCAAACAAGTGCAGTATAAGAGCCTAAGTGGTATATAATtgtcataaaaaataaataatttcaacaACTCTCTGTACCTGCATGTGCTTTATGGAATAATAATAGAAGAATAGTAGGATGtaagataaatattttcaaaggcaAAGGCTTTCATGTCAATCCAGAAATCTGATTGTAATAATAATAGATAAAGAAGAGTTTCTCACAGAGAAATTGATTTGCATCTACTAAAGCTTTGATAAAATGACTCCTTTCGCTTGGAATGGTCTTTCTTTAGGGCTAATTCTGaactgctttcatttttccctgttaTGTTTTGGTTGGTCTAGTTGGATTCAGGAACTACTTGTTTGCAGTAATTTTGATGTTATCATAGTACACATAGTACACATAACAATTATCCTGAGGAGAaagctttcttttatttttaatataattcaaattatttatttgttcaCTTCAGTATTCTGGATAATTTATTCTAGAGTCTCATGAAGTTACATAATCATGATGTAGTTTGTAGTGTAGTACAAATTGCATGTATTAAGAAGAACAATTTCTAAAGGTAACTATTCCCTTTACATTCCAGAATTTAATGTTACTACAATTGTTCCTTAATTACAACATTATTCCATGAAAAAGTCCCTTAATCTGGATTTGAGCTTGTCTTGTGATAGCCTGTGGCCTTCCAGAACACAGAATTTACCTTTTTAATGCAGAATGCCAGGAAGGAATATAGAAGGGGCtgggtggctgtgcccagccagtcccagcaccaaagcagctccctgtcctttGAGGCAGATAAAGCTGGAGGAGGATTTAGCAGTTGCTCCATGgaattctgtttgttttctcaaCTGCTGTGTCCCCCAGAAATATCTGCCCATAACCACTTAAAATATAGAAAAGTTTTTAAAGGTTATGATAACATCATTAGATGAAGTGTAAATGTAGCCAGTAACCATAATTCAGACTTTTCAGTACTCTTTTGCTGCAAGTGCTAACTCTGAATATATGGAAATTGTATGTGAGTGCTTTTTTTTGTAGCAAGGTGTTTCATAccatttttatctttatttttgctTAGGGCTGATGGTGCATGTTGATAAAAGAATTACACTGTCTGCCTTCAAGCAACACTTGGAGCCTTTTGTTGGAGTTCCATCTTCTCACTTCAAAGTCTTTAGAGTCTATGCCAGCAATCAAGAGTTTGAGAGTGTTCGGCTGAATGAGACCCTTTCATCATTTTCTGATGACAATAAGGTTGTTTAGAAGTTATTTTCAATCATTGAAAGTATATTGGTACAATATAGATAAAGTTAATTTGTAACAGGTGAAAGAATTCTTTTGGTCTTGGTAGCACGTTACAAAACACAATTCTGATTTTGATACCAGTTCTAACAGATATTCCTTTTGCATTCTAGATAACTATTAGACTTGGAAGAGCCCTTAAGAAGGGTGAATACAGAGTCAAAGTCTATCAACTCTTGGTAAATGAGCCTGAGGTAAGGCATTGCATGTTTCAATGCTGATTCATGAAAATATTGGTGTGTGCCTTGGCCGAGGTTTTGCTTCGAAATCTcggaaaaaaatgaaactgctTTTCTTCATATTTCTCCACAAGGGATATAGAAAGGATTTAGAGAGGAAGTTAAGAGATTATTTCTGTTCCAAGTAAGCAGTTGGAATGTGATTTACACTATCTCTCAAGTGTCTCTATTTCTGTAGTGTAAATGGAGAACAAGTGAATCCTTCCTTTGTTTCCCTTAAAAGTGTGACAGTCATGTAGCCTTCTCTCCAAAGAAGAAACTGTTTGCTTGTGGCTGTGGTTTCCAGTGATGCTGAACTGATCTAATTCATCCCATTCATGTGCTGCAGATAGTGCTGGTCAG
Protein-coding regions in this window:
- the USP47 gene encoding ubiquitin carboxyl-terminal hydrolase 47 isoform X2 — its product is MVPSEENQLVPKEDMFWSCRQSIFAEMKKKFAQAECAAEEPRVLCIIQDTTNSRRVNERVTLNLPASTPLRRLFADVAAKVGYENGSFDLVWGNGDTATATTPIDQNSDKTILDAGFEPGKKNFLHLTDKDGEQPHVMQEESGSTEDGAQERFIGPLPREGSIGCTHDYVSQSYSYSSVLSKSETGYVGLVNQAMTCYLNSLLQTLFMTPEFRNALYKWEFEESEEDPERSIPYQLQRLFVLLQTSKKRAIETTDVTRSFGWDSSEAWQQHDVQELCRVMFDALEQKWKQTEQADLINQLYQGKLKDYVRCLECGYEGWRIDTYLDIPLVIRPYGSSQAFASVEEALHAFIQPEILDGPNQYFCERCKKKCDARKGLRFLHFPYLLTLQLKRFDFDYTTMHRIKLNDRMTFPEELDMSVFIDVEDEKSPQTESCTDSGAENEGSCHSDQMSNDFSNDDGVDEGICLESNSAAERISKAGSEKSSLLYELFSVMVHSGSAAGGHYYACIKSFSDDQWYSFNDQHVSKITQEDIKKTYGGSSGSRGYYSSAFASSTNAYMLIYRLKDPTRNAKFLEAHEYPEHIKQLVQKERELEEQEKRQREIERNTCKIKLFCMHPTKQIMMENKLEVHKDRTLKEAVEIAYKLMDLEEAVPLSCCRLVKYDEFHDYLERSYEGEEDTPMGLLLGGVKSTYMFDLLLETRRPDQVFQCYKPGEVMVKVHVVDLKTESVAPPISVRAYLNQTVSEFKQLISKATHLPAETMRVVLERCYNDLRLLNVSSKTLKAEGFFRSNKVFIESSESLDRHVTYTDSQLWKLLDRHANTIRLYVSLPEQAPGSQLRRALYQKSAGAAGNLEEPCERVKGPVGNMKSVEAILEESTEKLKSLSLQQQQQQEGDNGDSSKSTEASDFENIESPLNEIDSSASAENRELDNQIQISDAENLQSEERSDSDVNNDRSTSSVDSDILSSSHSSDTLCNVDNAPLPLANGLDSHSITSSRRSKANQGKKETWDTAEEDSGTDSEYDESGKSRGEAQYMYFKSEPYTAEEGSGEGQKWLMVHVDKRITLSAFKQHLEPFVGVPSSHFKVFRVYASNQEFESVRLNETLSSFSDDNKITIRLGRALKKGEYRVKVYQLLVNEPEPCKFLLDAVFAKGMTVRQSKEELLPQLREQCGLDLTIDRFRLRKKTWKNPGTVFLDYHIYEEDINISSNWEVFLEILDGVEKMKSMSQLAVLSRRWRPSEMKLDSFQEVVLESSSVEELKEKLSEISGIPLENIEFAKGRGTFPCDISILEIHQDLDWNPKVSTLNVWPLYICDDGAVIFYRDKTEELMELTDEQRNELMKKESSRLQKTGHRVTYSPRKEKALKIYLDGAPNKDLTQD